In a genomic window of Amblyomma americanum isolate KBUSLIRL-KWMA chromosome 4, ASM5285725v1, whole genome shotgun sequence:
- the LOC144128447 gene encoding serine/arginine-rich splicing factor 7-like isoform X6 gives MSSSRDSPQMARYRDTCPIDCKVYVGELGNSGTKHELEEAFGYYGPLRNVWVARSPPGFAFVEFEDPRDARDAVRALDGKMLCGRRVRVELSTGKSRNSYRGSSRPFQPTDRCYDCGERGHYARDCRVYSRRNSSRRSRSRSRSRSFSPRRGGGRSRSLSRSPRRSPPAGSRSRSRSR, from the exons ATGTCCTCCTCCCGGGATTCTCCGCAGATGGCACGCTACAGAGACACCTGCCCCATAGACTGCAAGGTGTACGTGGGTGAGTTGGGCAACAGTGGCACCAAGCATGAGTTGGAGGAGGCCTTTGGCTACTATGGGCCCCTGCGCAATGTCTGGGTGGCCCGAAGTCCGCCCGGCTTCGCATTCGTCGAGTTCGAAGATCCCCGCGACGCACGGGACGCTGTGCGCGCACTGGACGGCAA GATGCTGTGCGGCCGGCGTGTGCGCGTAGAATTGTCCACGGGGAAGTCTCGCAACTCGTACCGTGGCTCCTCACGTCCTTTCCAACCGACCGACCGCTGCTACGATTGCGGGGAAAGGGGCCACTACGCCAGAGACTGCAGAGTCTACTCGCGCAGGAATTCCTCCCG TCGTAGCCGATCAAGATCCCGGAGCCGGTCGTTCAGCCCCCGCCGTGGAGGTGGACGGTCCCGGTCCCTGAGCCGGTCACCACGGAGGTCCCCGCCTGCCGGATCTCGGAGCCGCTCACGCAGCCGGTGA
- the LOC144128447 gene encoding serine/arginine-rich splicing factor 7-like isoform X5, whose product MSSSRDSPQMARYRDTCPIDCKVYVGELGNSGTKHELEEAFGYYGPLRNVWVARSPPGFAFVEFEDPRDARDAVRALDGKMLCGRRVRVELSTGKSRNSYRGSSRPFQPTDRCYDCGERGHYARDCRVYSRRNSSRDRSGSLGRRSRSRSRSRSRSRSFSPRRGGGRSRSLSRSPRRSPPAGSRSRSRSR is encoded by the exons ATGTCCTCCTCCCGGGATTCTCCGCAGATGGCACGCTACAGAGACACCTGCCCCATAGACTGCAAGGTGTACGTGGGTGAGTTGGGCAACAGTGGCACCAAGCATGAGTTGGAGGAGGCCTTTGGCTACTATGGGCCCCTGCGCAATGTCTGGGTGGCCCGAAGTCCGCCCGGCTTCGCATTCGTCGAGTTCGAAGATCCCCGCGACGCACGGGACGCTGTGCGCGCACTGGACGGCAA GATGCTGTGCGGCCGGCGTGTGCGCGTAGAATTGTCCACGGGGAAGTCTCGCAACTCGTACCGTGGCTCCTCACGTCCTTTCCAACCGACCGACCGCTGCTACGATTGCGGGGAAAGGGGCCACTACGCCAGAGACTGCAGAGTCTACTCGCGCAGGAATTCCTCCCG TGACAGGTCTGGATCCCTGGGCCGTCGTTCGCGCAGTCGTAGCCGATCAAGATCCCGGAGCCGGTCGTTCAGCCCCCGCCGTGGAGGTGGACGGTCCCGGTCCCTGAGCCGGTCACCACGGAGGTCCCCGCCTGCCGGATCTCGGAGCCGCTCACGCAGCCGGTGA